One genomic region from Bradyrhizobium icense encodes:
- a CDS encoding quinone oxidoreductase family protein, which produces MTRAMKVHRTGGPDVLSWESIELEKPGPGQIRLKQAAIGLNFIDVYHRTGLYPVPLPFVPGQEGAGTVEAVGNNVKNIKVGDRVAYAGELGAYAETRIIDADRVVALPGSISFEQAAGMMLQGMTARMLLRETYPIQPGDTILVHAAAGGTGLILCQWAAQLGATVIGTVSSIAKAKLARAHGCHHPIIHGEQDFVAEVSRITAGKRLPVVYDSIGRDTFLRSLDCLRYRGMMVSFGQSSGPVEPLAPMQLALRGSLYLTRPLLRHHIEKRHDLVASANDLFDMVGSKRIHIEINQTYALSDAAKAHSALEDRTTTGSTILTV; this is translated from the coding sequence ATGACGCGAGCAATGAAGGTTCACCGCACAGGCGGACCCGATGTCCTATCATGGGAATCGATAGAGCTCGAGAAGCCGGGTCCAGGCCAGATCCGTCTCAAGCAGGCCGCGATCGGGTTGAACTTCATTGACGTCTATCACCGAACGGGGCTGTACCCCGTGCCTCTTCCGTTTGTCCCCGGCCAGGAGGGAGCGGGTACGGTCGAAGCCGTTGGCAACAACGTCAAGAACATCAAGGTCGGCGATCGAGTTGCATATGCGGGCGAGCTCGGCGCGTATGCTGAGACCCGCATTATCGACGCCGACCGTGTTGTAGCGCTGCCCGGCTCGATATCCTTTGAACAGGCTGCCGGCATGATGTTGCAGGGTATGACGGCGCGAATGTTACTGCGGGAAACATATCCCATTCAGCCCGGCGACACCATTCTGGTACATGCCGCTGCAGGGGGGACCGGGCTCATTCTTTGTCAGTGGGCTGCCCAATTGGGGGCAACTGTCATAGGAACGGTATCAAGCATTGCAAAGGCGAAACTGGCCCGCGCGCATGGATGCCATCACCCCATTATTCATGGTGAGCAGGATTTTGTTGCTGAAGTCTCACGTATCACAGCGGGTAAACGGTTGCCGGTCGTCTATGACTCCATCGGCAGAGATACTTTCCTGCGTTCGCTGGATTGTCTCCGCTATAGGGGCATGATGGTATCGTTTGGCCAATCGTCCGGCCCTGTAGAGCCGCTCGCCCCCATGCAGCTTGCTCTTCGTGGGTCCCTATATCTCACCCGTCCTCTTCTGCGACATCACATTGAGAAGCGCCACGACCTCGTCGCCTCGGCAAACGACCTTTTTGACATGGTCGGATCGAAACGAATTCATATCGAAATCAATCAGACCTATGCGCTCAGTGACGCCGCCAAGGCGCACTCCGCGTTGGAGGATCGCACCACGACCGGTTCGACCATCCTGACGGTTTGA
- a CDS encoding Lrp/AsnC family transcriptional regulator, giving the protein MKLLDEMDRKIIRELQRDARLSNTDLAARVGLSPSRCWQRVKRLEERGYIECYTAVINQKRMGLPDTVMVEVILDRHDDGFFEKFSQTISALPEVLEAYMTTGEYDFIIKVAVAGADGYEQFLRHKLYKIPGIRQTRSSFTLRCIKSNWSPPT; this is encoded by the coding sequence ATGAAGTTGCTTGACGAAATGGACAGAAAAATCATTCGCGAATTGCAACGCGATGCCCGCCTGTCCAATACGGATCTCGCCGCCCGTGTCGGACTTTCACCGAGCCGCTGTTGGCAGCGCGTCAAGCGACTGGAGGAGCGAGGATATATCGAATGCTACACGGCCGTCATCAATCAGAAGCGCATGGGCCTGCCTGATACCGTGATGGTCGAAGTGATCCTGGACCGTCACGATGATGGCTTCTTCGAAAAATTTTCTCAGACTATTTCCGCTCTGCCGGAAGTACTGGAGGCCTACATGACGACCGGCGAATATGACTTCATTATCAAGGTTGCCGTCGCCGGCGCCGACGGATACGAGCAATTCCTTCGTCACAAATTGTACAAGATTCCGGGAATCAGACAGACGAGATCATCGTTTACACTGCGCTGCATAAAGTCGAACTGGTCGCCGCCGACATAA
- a CDS encoding RraA family protein: MGRTDCEKLTERLGGLTTPHLADGCLRLGVPIRVGPSALQSIAPSMRCAGRVRPVRHLGSIDVFFESLEEAKPGEVMVVDNGGRLEEACIGDIVALEVQAAGLAGMVIWGLHRDSKELSDIGFPIFSIGSLPTGPQRLHARPGDIFTRATVGMHTVTSADFVVGDANGVLFLPEERLEEIVTAAIGYRDTEARQLKNMAAGKSYREQSRFSEYRARRANEPGYGFRQHLKAIEAAGEV, translated from the coding sequence ATGGGCAGAACAGACTGCGAGAAGCTGACCGAAAGGTTGGGAGGGTTGACCACGCCTCATCTCGCCGACGGGTGTCTTCGATTGGGAGTGCCAATCCGGGTCGGGCCTTCGGCTCTTCAGTCGATTGCGCCGAGTATGCGGTGTGCAGGGCGCGTACGGCCCGTAAGACATCTGGGCAGCATCGACGTGTTCTTCGAATCTCTGGAAGAAGCGAAGCCAGGAGAGGTAATGGTCGTGGATAATGGCGGTCGCCTGGAAGAGGCTTGCATCGGCGATATCGTTGCGCTTGAGGTGCAGGCCGCCGGACTTGCCGGTATGGTAATCTGGGGGCTGCATCGGGACAGCAAGGAACTCTCTGATATCGGTTTCCCGATTTTCAGCATCGGCAGCCTGCCGACTGGCCCGCAGCGGCTGCACGCCAGGCCCGGCGATATCTTCACCCGGGCAACCGTGGGGATGCATACGGTTACTTCAGCCGATTTCGTGGTTGGTGACGCCAACGGCGTGCTGTTTCTTCCGGAAGAGAGGCTGGAGGAGATCGTGACCGCTGCGATCGGGTATCGCGACACGGAAGCGCGGCAACTCAAGAACATGGCGGCTGGCAAGTCGTATCGGGAGCAAAGCCGCTTCAGCGAGTACCGGGCGCGACGTGCCAATGAGCCCGGATATGGGTTTCGTCAACACCTGAAGGCGATCGAAGCGGCAGGCGAGGTGTAG